The region CCGACGGCAGTCAGATTGCGCCAGACTTCTGCAACAGCCTGCTTGCCGCCCTCGAAGGGATCTGCCTCACAGTAGCGCGGGGTGACGTCCACGGTGAAGGACAGGCCCTTGCGGCTGCCCTCGACGCGGATGATACCGGCGTCACCGCCCGGCGATGCCGCGGTGTTGCCCTGGATCAGCGTGTCATACTGCTCATAGACCCAGCGACGGGATGCGCCGTTTGCATTGCCAACCAGCGTCAACAGAGCTTCGGCGTAATCAGCAGGCTCTGCCACATCGTCGGCGTCCAGGAGTGGCCGCTTCTGGCTTTCGACCCATGGACGGTCGTATTCAGGAGCTTCGTCGCCCAGTTCCTTGATCGGCAGATCCGCGACGGTCTCGCCGTCGTGCTTGACGACAAAGCGCAGGGTGTCGGTGGTGACGCCGACGATGGCGAAGTCCAGACCCCATTTCTTGAAGATTGCCTCGGCCTCTGCTTCCTTCTCGGGACGCAGGACCATGAGCATGCGCTCCTGGCTTTCCGACAACATCATCTCGTAAGGGCTCATGCGCTCTTCGCGAACGGGAACCTTGTTAAGGTCCAGCTCGATGCCAAGGTCACCGCTTGCGCCCATCTCGACCGCCGAACAGGTCAGACCGGCAGCTCCCATGTCCTGAATCGCTATAACCGCGCCGGTTTTCATCAGTTCAAGACAGGCTTCTAGAAGACATTTTTCGGTGAACGGATCGCCAACCTGAACCGTGGGGCGCTTTTCCTCGATGGTGTCATCGAATTCGGCCGATGCCATGGTCGCGCCGCCGACACCGTCTCGGCCGGTCTTAGCACCAAGATAGACAACCGGCAGGCCGACGCCTTCAGCCTTGGCAAGGAAGATCTTGTCGCTGTCGGCAAGACCGGCAGCAAAGGCATTGACCAGGCAGTTGCCGTTGTAGCTGGAGTGGAACTCGACTTCGCCGCCGACCGTTGGGACGCCGAAGGAATTGCCATAGCCGCCGACGCCGGAAACCACGCCGGAGACGAGATGCCGGGTCCGCGGATGATCAGGTTCACCGAAGCGCAGGGCGTTCATGGCCGCAACAGGTCGTGCGCCCATTGTGAAGACATCGCGCAGGATGCCGCCAACGCCGGTCGCCGCACCCTGATAGGGTTCGATGTAGGACGGGTGGTTGTGGCTTTCCATCTTGAAGACAACGGCCTGCCCATCGCCGATATCAACGACGCCGGCGTTCTCGCCGGGGCCGACCAGAACCCGTGGGCCGGTGGTCGGAAGGGTCTTCAGCCACTTCTTGGAGGATTTGTAGGAGCAGTGCTCGTTCCACATGGCCGAGAAGATGCCGAGTTCGGTGAAGGTCGGCTCGCGGCCGATCAACTCCAGGATTCGGTCATATTCGTCAGGCTTGAGGCCGTGGGAGGCAATAAGGTCGGGCGTGATCTTGATGTCGTTGGGGATCATGTCGGTCCGGATCTCTGCGGCGCTCAGCGCCTGAGGCTGATTTGTCGCCGGTTTAACAGATCGGAACCGGGATGGGGAGGGGGCAAAAGCAGCTCATGCCGGCGTAAATGACAGTTTTGCGTGGCCAGCGCGCTTGTTGACCTCCTTCAGTGATCACTCAAAGCTGTCATAGGCGGCGATGCCGTCATCGAGCAGGTTTTTCAAGGTGGCAAAGGATGCTGCAACTTCCGCACGGGTGAGAGGGTTTGTGAAGCCCATACGTACGCGGTGGTGGGTTCTGTCCGGACGACCGGTCTTGAACTCGTCCTCGTCATCAATGAGCACCTTGGCTGACGCAGCGGCGGCCTTGAAGGTGCCGGGCAACCACGGCTCGGGCAATTTCAGCCAAAGGAAGGGGGAATCCTTGGCCGATTCGAAGTCGAGCCCCTGGAATTCCTTGAGAATGATGCCGTGGCGTGCATCGATTTCAGCAAGGATTCGCAGGCGTAGATCATTCGCTGCGCCGCTGAGAACCAGCCGAGCAGACAGCTCGGCCAGCAGAAACGAGATGCCGCCTGTCATCATCTTGTGGGCGTTGGCGATGCGCTGGGCGTGTGACAAGGGGCTAGAAACCCAGCCGCCACGCAAACCCGCGGCGACGGTTTTGGACAGGGAGCCGACGTGGAACGTGCGCTCGGGCGCAAGGGCGATGAGAGGCGTCAGCTCCGTATCGCGAAGGGAGCCGTATACCTCATCCTCGATAATCCAGAGATTGTGCTCGCGGGCGACGGCGATAATCTCCCGGCGTCGGTCTTCGGGGATAGTCGTCAGGGTCGGATTGTGCATGGTCGGCATCATGAAGATAACCTTCGGATGCTTCTGCGCGCATATTTTCGCCAGCTCGTCAGGCAGGGGGCCGCGCTCGTCGCGCGCAATTGCAACTGGCTGCCGGCCCATGAGCACCGCGCCGCGGGCAATCGAGCTATAGGTCAGTTCTTCGAAGACAATCCTGTCGCCTGGAGAGGTGGTGGCGCTGATAACGGACATGATTGCCGCCTGAGCGCCGAAGGCAGGGACGATCGAGCCGACGTCTGGCGTCCAGCCGCCGCGCGCCAGCCACCGTTGGCCTGCCTGACGCCAACTGTCCGGAATGATGCGTGTGTAGCTGGCGATCTCGTAGGGGGAATCGCTGGTGATCTGTTGCATCAGGTTTCGGACGATTTCGGACTGTCCGATTTCCGGGGCCGATGTGCTGTCCAGGCGGGTCAGCTCAGGATGGGGAACGGCCGTTCGTGTGCTCCCGAAATCAACATCGCCAGCGAGCACTGGAGCGGGGATCAGTTGAATGGCTGGCGCTGTCTTGCTTTCATCTGTCACGGTTTCCGGTACAGGAGCGAAAGTGCCAAGCACATAGGTGCCGCGCCCAACCTCTCCGCTAACCAGACCTTTCTCCCGCACCAGCGCATAGGCCCTGCCAACGGTGCCGACCGTAATTCCAAGATCATAGGCGAGATCTCGTTGCGGCGGCAGCTTTGCGCCCGCCGGGAGCGTGCCCGCGACAATGTCTTCTGCGATCTGGTTCGCCAGGCGCAGATACATCGGTCCCTTGCCAGCGGGAATATTCGGAATCCAATTTGTCATGGTGACAATTTTCTATCTTGCATCGAATAATGAGTCAATTCATATGAATGAACCGAGACAATCGTGCTTTGAACTTAAAATTGTATCGAAAAGAGGTTCAATATGACTGTGATTGATGCAGATCTTCAGCTGAGAGGCGACCAGGGGTCGCTGAGATCGGCATTCTTGGCTTATGTGTATCGCAAATTTGTGTTGTGGCAGCACATGTGGCGTTCGAGAGCACAGCTCTCAAAGCTTTCAGATGAAGCGCTGGCCGACATCGGCGTGAGCCGCGCAGTTGCAAATGGCGAGGCCTGCCGTCCCTTCTGGGCCACCTCCAAGCGCCCTTACTGAGATAGCCGCCAAGCGGTCCTGATGCGGTCCGGCTCCGTAAACTGTTCAAGCTTTCCTCGCAGCCTTTGGGAAGTGTCTGCAGTATTGTTATCCCTCATTCAGCTGTCACGGGCTTGCGCATAGCTTTCGAAATGGGAAGAATGCGCCAACCGATGGGAGGGCTGGAAATGCAGGGTATCAAATGGGGCCGGTCCGCGACTTTTGCGCTTCTGCTTGTTGTCGCTTCGACGCTGTTTGCCGGCCAGGCAGCCGCGCAAAGTCAGCTGCTGGAGGTCTATTCGGCCTTTCTGGGATCTGCAGACCATTTCAATTCCAAGGGCTCGCGCTTGACGCAACCTTGGCAGATCATCCGCCAGGACCGCGCCAATTTTCACAAGTTCGGTATCCGCGATCCGGGAGATGAGGGCGATCGCTATTTTGCATCCGCTGCTAACCGAGGCCGGATGGAGCGGATGATCCTCAATGGCACCATCGAGCGCACGGCGGCCAATCGCATCGTGAACAGCAATGTCTGGATCACGGTCGAGATCTACAACGACTTCGTCAATGTGACCGTCCAATAGTTTCCAATGCTCTCAAAGAATGAGCGTTTCGCAGACCCCAATGGGAACACCGCAGACCTTGTGTGGGCCGCGCGTTTCAAAAAGGTAGATCTGCGGGAAACTCCGGCGGGCAGGAAAACCAGACCGCCGGAGTAAGTGTTCAGGTCGTGGAAAATCAGACAGCGCCGGTGTATTCGCCGCGTCCCGGGTAGTCGTTTGCCTTCACGAAGTCGAGGGCTCCAACCATTTCCTGAAAATGCGGGCGAACGAAAGGCATCGTCTGAAATGATGCGAAATAGAGCTCGCCATTGGAGCGAACAAGGAAAACGCCAGGTTCGGAGAAGAGGGCAGGTTCTTCGATGCCGATGGACGTGGTGCCGCGGCTCGTGGAGATGTAAAGACCCCAGTCCTTGGCAACGGTGAGTGGCACGGAGTGGCCAAAGCGCAGGTTGTCGGCACCGACCTTTTCGGCCATCTGCGCCGCACGGTCCGCATCATCCGAGGACAGGGCCACAGTCTTGACGCCGCGCTTTTCGAACTCGGGTGTTAGGCGCTCGAGTTCCTTCAGATAGGTCGCGCAGATCGGGCAATGCAGGCCGCGGTAGAACACAACAAGGGTGCCCCATTCGGCGCCGTCTTTGGCCAAATCAAAAGTGCCATGGGAAATTGTCTCGGCGGTAAGGCCCGGGACAGGCTGTCTTGGAATAAGCATTTAGGTCTCCGTTCGATTTGTGCTTTTGCAAAATCTCAAGCTAGATTATAGAACTTTGAGCAATTATTCGTTCGAGATATATGATCTGGAGTTCGGTTCATGAACGTTCACGCCACCAACGTCTTCGGCGGACGCCTCGACAGGCTGTCGTCTCTTATCGAGCGTTTCAGGGTTCAGGCCGACCTTGTCGCTCCTGATGAGGCTGAAGCGCGGGGTGCGAATTTTGTCGTTATTCGGGGTGATGATGATGCGTTGCGGCTCGTGTTTGTGCCCAGTGGTTCCGGCGACTGCGCCGCTTGCGATCACCTGTCCGTTGATGAGAGTGAAACGCTGGTGGTCGCGGCGAAGATCGAGATTGCCGGTGCTGGGCATCATCTCGTGTTGGCGTTGCCCAGATGCATCTCGGTAGACCTCGTGGATGCGCCAGATCTGAGGACGGTTGTGTCCCCATTGGTCGAAGAGGTCGTTCAGCCCCGTTGCGGTGGGCAAGCGGTGTTCCACCGACTCGCCGAAGTTGTTGTAATTCGCCTGTTGCGCCACGCGCTGGAGAGTGACGCGGCTGACGTGGGGCTCCTTGCCGGTCTTTCGCACCCCAGGTTGGCAGCTGCGCTGGTGGCCATGCACGAACGTCCGGGTGTGGCTTGGAATTTGGAAAGCCTGGCTGCGGAAGCGGGCATGTCGCGCACGCAATTCGCGGTTACTTTCAAGGAAGTGCTTGGAATGACTCCTGGTGCCTATATGTCCAACTGGCGTCTGGACATCGCAAGGGCTGAACTCGAATCAGGGGTGCAGGTCAGGGCGGTTGCGCGCATGTGCGGTTTTGCTTCGGCAGCGGCGTTTTCAAGAGCCTTCGCGCGCCGCTACGGTCATGCGCCAAAGTTGGAACGGCGAAAGGCAATCTAGGTCTCGAGGCAGAGCTGACGTCTACCGGTCGACCGGATTGATCCGTTCCATGGCATAAAGCTCGTCGGCCATATCATCGGCCCGGCGTGCGAAGAGAGCTGACGCGTCGCGCAGGCCCTTGTTGTAGAAAACCGTGCCAAGAGGCCCGATCAGACGGTCAAGCAGGAAACCTGCTTCCATGTTGCCGATGTCCTGATCCAGTTCGTCCCGCGTATAGTCCTGCACCAGACGGGTCAACCGCTCTCGATCTTCCTTGGACAATTCCAATTCGGCCATTGCCGTCTCCCGATCAACGTTTGGGAAAGAACTTTGCCCTAGGCGGCCTTGGCGAGCAGGCTTTCAAACAAAAGCCGTCCCTCGGTTCCACCGTTGAGATCTTCAATCAGGTTTTCCGGGTGCGGCATCATGCCAAGAACATTGCCCTTCGCATTCATCACGCCGGCAATGTCGTCGATGGATCCGTTCGGGTTGGTGCCTTCACCATAGCGGAAAACGACCTGGCCGTTGTCCTCGATCGCCTTCAGGGTGTCGGCATCGGCGAAGTAATTGCCATCATGATGTGCGACCGGACAGCGCCAGACCTGACCTTTTTTGAAGCTTGAGGAAAAGCGGGTCGCGTCGTTGACGGTCTCGAGCTTCACTTCCTTGCAGACGAAGTTGAGGCCCGCGTTGCGCATAAGGGCGCCAGGCAGGAGGCCTGCCTCGGTCAGGATCTGGAAGCCATTGCAGACGCCCAGAACGGTGACGCCCGCATTTGCCTTCTTCACCAGATCCTTGAGGATCGGGGAGCGCGCCGCGATGGCGCCGGCGCGCAGATAGTCGCCGTAGGAAAAGCCGCCGGGCACAATAACAAGGTCGGTGTCTGGAAGTTCAGATTCGGTGTGCCAGACACTTGCGGGCCGGGTGCCGGTAATGAGCTCCAGCGCGTGAAACATGTCGCGGTCGCGGTTGGAACCTGGAAAGACGATAACGGCAGTTTTCATGGAGCGATCTCCAGCTTTGGTCAGAGCATGACCAGGACGGTTACGAGAGCGACGAGGGCAGGGAACAGGATGAATATGGCGGCCTTGAGGGCCATGAAGCGGAGTGCGTTCTTCGCGTCGCTATCCATCAACGGCGTCCTTGCCCGGTCGTCGTCAGTCGATTTCGATGGCGTAGTTCTCGATGACCGTGTTTGCCAAAAGTTTTTCGCACATCTGGGCGATTTCAGCCTGTGCGGCTTCCTTGTTGGTGGTGGTCAGTTCCAGGTCAAACACCTTGCCCTGACGAACCGAACCGATGTCGCCGAAACCGAGGCCGCCGAGCGCACCTTCAATGGCCTTTCCCTGAGGATCGAGAACACCGTTCTTCAAGGTGACGATGACACGTGCCTTCATGGTCTGTCTTCTCCGCTGAAAGGCCTAACCGATCAGGCCAGCGTTTCAAATTGATCTTAAGAGCCTGTTTGGCTGCTGCTTACACCAGCTTGCCGGCAATTGGAACGGTGCTGAAAGCAAAACCCCCGGCCTTGGTAGGTCGGGGGTGGGAATCTTTCGAGTTACTGAACCAGCGTCGGGCCGGAACCTGCCGGGCGGTCGTTCTCGTTGAGAATGCCCAGCCGCTTGGCGACGTCCTGATAGGCTTCCAGCATCCCGCCCATTTCACGGCGGAAGCGGTCCTTGTCCATCTTCTCGTTGGTCTTGATGTCCCAAAGACGGCAGCTGTCCGGGGAGATCTCGTCAGCAACAACGATGCGCATCATGTCGCCTTCAAACAGACGGCCGCACTCGATCTTGAAGTCGACAAGACGAATGCCGACGCCGAGGAACAATCCAGAGAGGAAATCGTTGACGCGGATGGCCAGCGCCATGATGTCGTCGAGTTCCTGAGGGGTTGCCCAGCCGAATGCCGTCACGTGTTCTTCAGCCACGATCGGGTCGTCCAGCTCGTCGTTTTTGTAATAGAACTCGATAATGGACCGCGGCAGCTGGGTGCCTTCTTCAATGCCAAGGCGCTTGGCGATGGAGCCGGCGGCCACATTGCGCACCACCACTTCCAGCGGAATGATCTCGACTTCGCGGATCAGCTGCTCGCGCATGTTCATGCGACGGATGAAGTGGGTCGGAATGCCAATGGCGTTCAGGTTGTTGAAGACGTACTCGGAGATCCGGTTGTTCAACACGCCTTTGCCGTCGATAATCTCGTGTTTCTTGTTGTTGAAGGCAGTTGCATCGTCCTTGAAATGCTGAATCAGCGTTCCAGGCTCTGGGCCTTCATAGAGGATCTTGGCTTTGCCTTCATATATGCGACGGCGGCGATTCATTGGCACATACCGTGAATGTTTGAGAAAATCCATCGAACAGGGGTCTTCCAGTTGGTCATTCGTCCCCCCGTTCGCTTTCTGCCGGGCACTGTCGACAACTTCCCGTATTCGGAGTGAGTCTTCAGCCTGCGCCCTGCGTCAGCGGCGCGGAACTTACCTGAATGCCTGGAAAAGTACAATCGGCTGAACTGTGCCAAATCGGGCAATACTCATGCTTTTGGGGCATATGGGCTTTCCCGCGTTGATTTGGTGGCGCTTGGGGGATATGGAAGAGGCAAGATCGTTCCTATATTTGGGGCGTAGAGGCTATCCGTAGTTCAGGAGACACCAGGATGAGCACATTCGACAAGCGCGAAGATGGATTTGAAAGCAAGTTCGCGCATGACGAGGAGCTAAGGTTCAAGGCGACCGCACGGCGCAACAAGCTGCTCGGCTTGTGGGCTGCGGAAAAGCTTGGCCTGGAAGGCGAAGCCGCCGAGGGCTATGCCAAGGAAGTTGTTCGCTCTGATTTTGAAGAGCCGGGCGATGAAGACGTCTTCCGCAAGATTCGCGGCGATTTCGATGCCAAGAACATCGAACAGTCCGACCATCAGATCCGCCGCACCATGGACGAGCTGATGCATACTGCGGTCGAGCAGATCCAGAACGATTGATCACAGTCGATCGGATTGAATGCATTCTAAAAGGCCCCCGTGACAGCGGGGGCCTTTTTCTTTGTCTGCTGCGGAAAAGCGTTAGCCCAGGCGCTTCATGAAGTGGGCGAAGGACATCAGGCCTTCGGGCCAGGGACCGTGGCCGCTGGCCATGTTGATATGGCCAGCTTCGCCTGCGTCCTGGATGGTGGTTCCCCACGCCTTGGCGAACGTTTCGGCACGCTCATAAGTGCAATTTTCATCTGAGCGGCTGGCAACCACATGGGCGTGAAAAGGCAACGGAGACTGGGGCAGGGGCACAAAGGCCCCCACATCGAACTTCGGCTTGGGCTTCTTGCGCTCCAGATCCGTCGGTGCCACCAGAAACGCGCCGCGAACCTTCTCCTTCGGCAGATCGTTGACCGCGTGGGCGATCAGCGTACAGCCGAGGGAATGGCCCACAAGAACCACCGGCTTGGTTGTCTTTTCCAGCCGTGCAAGAAGGGTATCCTGCCAGATCTTCCGGTCGGGTTTGAACCAGTTCTTCTGCTCGACCACCCAGGCATTGGCCATTTTCGCCTGCCAGCGCTTCATCCAGTGCCCATCTGGCGTGTCACCATACCCAGGCACGAGAAGAATATCGGCTTCGGAAATTTTCATGGATGAGAACTTCTGGTCTGAACGAGAGTCGGGAGCTGATCCGTCTCTTGGGACGCGGCGGCTCTTTTGTCAAATCCTGTTCGTCATGGTTTCAGGGCCAGACATTCAAAGCCTGCCCTGAAATCTGCCATGGTTTGCAATCGAACGATCAGCGTCCCGCGAAGGGCGACACGCACTGACGGCGCGGGCCATTGTAGGGTTGGAAGGTGTTGTCGCTGGTCCGGTAGGAACGGTATTTGCGAGCGCACCATGCATAATGTTCTGCCGTGAAACGACCTGTCGCACGGCTCGGTGCGCGTGCTTTTGAAGGCGTTGGCTTTGCCGTCAGACCCTGACCCACGACTGCGCTGGCTGCAAAGGCTGCGAGAGGAAACCACCAGCCATTGTATTGCTTGTAGCCGGGACGTGCGTTCTTGTAGCCCTGTCGGCCGTTGTAATAGGTCTTGCCGTTGTGGGTGTAAAAGCCGTTCCGGTTCTGAACCTTGAGCAGCATCCCATCCGTGATCTGTTCCGCGTTGTACAAGCTCGTGCTGACGGGCAACGCGGAGGAGGGCGCAACTGCGGCCAGGGTGATCGCTGATGCTGCCAGGGTTGCGATGGCGGTTCGTTTCAGGGTCATGCTCGTTCTCATTCCTTCAAATCTGACCGCCTTTTCAGCGCTGCCGCTCGCGGGCGGAGAAGAGGCGTTTCCGCGGGGAGATTCAACGTGGGAGGCATAGGCATCCACAGCGCCTAAAATGAGGCGATGGTGTTTCTGAGCTTATCTCAAGGCAATGATTTAACGGGCGTTTTTAATCTTTCGATCGCCAGTTCTGCATGGCCGTCTGCATCATCCTTGGTCGTCATGCAAAAGAAAAGGCCAGCGCGGTGCCGGCCTCTTCGATGTCGGAAGTCTTGGCTTTCGTCAGCCCCAGAAGGGTGATCTGCAAGGCCGACGAGGCCCCTGGTATGGCTGGAAGGTGTTGTCGGCTGGCCGATAGGACCGGTATTTACGCACACACCAATCGTAATGGGCTCGGGGCAGACCACGAACGACCGGTGGACGGTAATATCCAGGCGGTGGCGGTGGGCGGCGATAACGGGGCGGCGGCGGTGGGCGATAAAAACCCGGCGGGGGAGGACGGCGGTAACCGCCTGGAGGTGGTGGCGGGCGACGGTATTGGGCGAGCAACAGGGCTCGTTCGAATTGAGGTGATACGCTTGACGCCTTTGCGGCAAGAGCTGTGGCGGCAGGAGCTGCAGAAACACTGGCGATAAACGCCATGGTCATCGCGGCTAGGGTGAAAAGCGCCAAAACGGCGCGCTTTAAATACATTTCATTTTCCTGGGTCTAAGTTGAAAAGGAATTCATTGAGCAATTCACTGGAACACGCCTCGACCGACCGTAAATTCGACGAGGAGGTTTCGCCGAAATTCGATCATTTACGTAAAGTCACCCTCAAAAATGTTGGTGTCTAAAATATGTCCAACATATTTTCTGGCATTTCCGGAATGGTGATTTTGTTTCCTGGATTTCCTAGGCGTGTTTTGGGAGAGCTGCTAGTCGCTTGATCTCGGACCATTGTCAGCGGGGATAAAAGCCCGTCGACAAGGCGTGTGCCCAGCCCTCCCGGCCGTTGTTCTGCGCCTGTTTTGAGGCCGCTGCCCAGTCGTATTCGATGGCCTTATGCCGGTAGGTCCAGAGCTGACCGGTCTTTTCCAACAGGCCGTACCGGGCATGAGGACTGCCGGCTTCCATCACGTGGTGGTTCGGCGTTTCGTCGCTGTAGGCAGGACAGCCGACGCTGCCCGGATTGAAGATGGTCTGCCCGTTCGGAAGCGCGATCAGCCTGGGAATGTGGGTGTGGCCGCACAAAAACAGTTTAGACGTCGCGCCGTCTCCAAGACGTCCCAGGATTTCAGCAGGAGAGGAAAGCGACGCGTTCTCGCCGGTCACGGATTCCGTCAGATAGAGATCGTCTTGGTGTGGGGTTGCGTGAAAGATGGCGGCGCTTTCATCAAGGTGACAGGTGAACGGCAGCGCCGCCAGCCAGTCGATGACCGTCGAGGAAAGGACTGACTGGGTGAAGTGATCGGTTTGATTGTTTGGATGAACAGGTGGTCCAACAGCAACCCGGTCATGATTGCCGCCGACCGTCATCCACGCCTTGTCCATCAGCAGGTGACCGGTTTCATCGGGCCAAAGCGGTCCGGAGACGCAGTCGCCCAGGTTCACGACCATGTCAGGGCTTTCGCGGGCCATATCGGCGATGACTGCTTCGAGTGCAGGAAGGTTGCCATGAATGTCTGCAAGGACGGCGATTTTCATAAGGGCAGATCCTGGTCGCTGGTGTCGCAGAAAGTCAGATGCGTGACCCAAGCCTAGACGTGACAACGCCCCGCCTCAAGCACTGCGCGGTGGCAGGTTGGGACAGGGCGTCGAACGGTCTTGAAAGCTCTCACTCTTATTGAAACGGTATCTGTTTCGGTCAAATATCAGAGTGGGCTCATAAAGCTATTCAGCATTTGCCCGTGTCGCTAGAGCAATCAATTTCGGTGATATATCTCGGTCGACGAATGAGATAGTCACTCAGAGTGAAATCGCCGCTGATTTCGCCGACAATTGCCGGCGTATATTCTGTCGTAAGAGAGGCGATAATGGCTGTATCGCCTTCCTGCATCGACGGCAACGTCATTGCGTCGATGTCGTCCTGGGTCAAAACGGCTGAACTATCGTTGCTGATGCTCCAGCGAAGATCGATGTCTGGATCTTCATTTGAGTCCCAAGTGTTACGAACACTCGTCAGGACCAGCGTGAAGCCGTTGTCGACATATTTTCCGGCAAGTGCCTCCGCGATCGCGACTAGTTCGTCGAAATCATCATCGTCGATCCCGCCCTGTTCCCGTGTCAAAAGGTCCAGAACGACCGTGTTTGTGCGCGAAATGACTCTATCGCCTCGAAATCCATCGAAGAACGAGACCACGTTGATCAGCACAACAACGAGAAAAGGGGCCACCATGGCGAATTCTACTGCCGCTGCTGCACTGCTATCCCGCCAGAATGCGGAGCGCTGAAAGGTTGCTTTTTTCGGCATATCAGTATGGCTCATTCCGAAAGGCCGTGGAGGAAATCAGTTCGAAGCGGTCAGTCGACGTCTTGGTCAG is a window of Labrenzia sp. CE80 DNA encoding:
- a CDS encoding BA14K family protein, with translation MTLKRTAIATLAASAITLAAVAPSSALPVSTSLYNAEQITDGMLLKVQNRNGFYTHNGKTYYNGRQGYKNARPGYKQYNGWWFPLAAFAASAVVGQGLTAKPTPSKARAPSRATGRFTAEHYAWCARKYRSYRTSDNTFQPYNGPRRQCVSPFAGR
- a CDS encoding metallophosphoesterase family protein encodes the protein MKIAVLADIHGNLPALEAVIADMARESPDMVVNLGDCVSGPLWPDETGHLLMDKAWMTVGGNHDRVAVGPPVHPNNQTDHFTQSVLSSTVIDWLAALPFTCHLDESAAIFHATPHQDDLYLTESVTGENASLSSPAEILGRLGDGATSKLFLCGHTHIPRLIALPNGQTIFNPGSVGCPAYSDETPNHHVMEAGSPHARYGLLEKTGQLWTYRHKAIEYDWAAASKQAQNNGREGWAHALSTGFYPR